A window of Vibrio ishigakensis contains these coding sequences:
- the rpsN gene encoding 30S ribosomal protein S14 codes for MAKESMKAREAKRAKLVAKFAEKRSALKNIISDVNASEEERWEAVLKLQSLPRDSSASRQRNRCNQTGRPHGYLRKFGLSRIKVREACMKGEIPGLRKASW; via the coding sequence ATGGCTAAAGAATCTATGAAGGCACGCGAAGCTAAGCGTGCAAAACTAGTAGCTAAGTTCGCTGAAAAGCGTTCTGCACTAAAAAACATCATCAGCGATGTGAACGCATCAGAAGAAGAGCGTTGGGAAGCAGTTCTTAAACTGCAATCTCTACCACGTGATTCAAGTGCATCACGTCAGCGTAACCGTTGCAACCAAACTGGTCGCCCACACGGTTACCTACGTAAATTCGGTCTAAGCCGTATCAAAGTTCGTGAAGCTTGCATGAAAGGCGAGATTCCTGGACTTCGTAAGGCTAGCTGGTAA
- the secY gene encoding preprotein translocase subunit SecY translates to MAKKPGQDFSSAKSGMAELKSRLLFVIGALLVFRAGSFVPIPGIDAAVLAQLLEQQQGTIVEMFNMFSGGALERASVLALGIMPYISASIVVQLLTVVHPALAELKKEGEAGRRKISQYTRYGTLVLATFQAIGIATGLPNMVDNLVVINQTMFTLIATVSLVTGTMFLMWLGEQITERGIGNGISLIIFAGIVAGLPSAVGQTIEQARQGELHVLLLLLIAVLAFAVIYFVVFMERGQRRIVVNYAKRQQGRKVFAAQSSHLPLKINMAGVIPAIFASSIILFPGTLAQWFGQNGESSTFGWLTDVSLALSPGQPLYVMLYAAAIIFFCFFYTALVFNPRETADNLKKSGAFVPGIRPGEQTARYIDKVMTRLTLAGALYITFICLIPEFMMVAWNVRFYFGGTSLLIVVVVIMDFMAQVQTHMMSQQYDSVLKKANLKGYGR, encoded by the coding sequence ATGGCTAAAAAACCAGGACAAGATTTTAGTAGTGCAAAAAGCGGCATGGCGGAATTGAAATCACGCCTACTATTCGTAATAGGCGCGTTGTTAGTATTTCGTGCAGGCTCTTTTGTGCCGATCCCTGGTATTGACGCAGCTGTCCTTGCCCAATTGTTGGAACAGCAGCAGGGCACCATCGTTGAAATGTTCAACATGTTCTCTGGTGGTGCACTGGAGCGTGCGTCTGTCTTGGCCCTAGGTATCATGCCGTATATTTCGGCATCGATTGTGGTCCAATTGCTAACCGTGGTTCATCCCGCTCTTGCAGAGCTTAAAAAAGAGGGTGAAGCTGGCCGTCGTAAGATCAGTCAGTACACACGTTACGGCACGCTAGTACTTGCAACATTCCAAGCTATCGGTATCGCAACAGGTCTACCGAACATGGTCGACAATCTGGTTGTTATCAACCAAACCATGTTCACCCTAATTGCTACCGTGAGTTTAGTAACCGGCACCATGTTCTTGATGTGGTTAGGTGAACAAATTACAGAGCGCGGAATTGGTAACGGTATTTCGTTAATCATCTTTGCAGGTATTGTTGCTGGATTGCCTTCAGCAGTTGGTCAAACAATTGAACAAGCGCGTCAAGGTGAATTGCACGTACTTCTTCTATTGTTGATCGCAGTATTGGCATTTGCTGTTATCTACTTTGTTGTATTCATGGAGCGTGGTCAGCGTCGTATCGTTGTTAACTACGCGAAGCGTCAACAAGGTCGTAAGGTATTTGCTGCGCAGAGCTCTCACTTGCCGTTGAAAATCAACATGGCTGGTGTTATCCCTGCAATCTTCGCATCGAGCATTATCTTGTTCCCAGGAACATTGGCTCAGTGGTTCGGTCAAAACGGTGAAAGCAGCACATTCGGTTGGTTAACTGATGTGTCACTTGCTCTAAGCCCAGGTCAGCCTCTGTATGTAATGCTTTATGCAGCTGCGATTATCTTCTTCTGTTTCTTCTACACGGCGTTGGTATTCAACCCGCGTGAAACAGCAGATAACTTGAAGAAGTCTGGTGCTTTCGTACCCGGCATCCGCCCAGGAGAGCAGACAGCTAGATATATTGATAAAGTAATGACTAGACTAACCCTTGCAGGTGCTCTATACATTACATTTATCTGTCTGATTCCCGAGTTCATGATGGTAGCGTGGAACGTACGTTTCTACTTCGGCGGTACCTCACTACTTATCGTAGTAGTGGTTATTATGGACTTTATGGCACAGGTACAGACTCATATGATGTCTCAGCAATATGATTCTGTGTTGAAGAAAGCTAATCTGAAGGGTTACGGTCGTTAA
- the rpsM gene encoding 30S ribosomal protein S13, with the protein MARIAGINIPDHKHSVIALTAIYGIGKTRAQAILAEVGIAEDAKISELTEQQIDQLRDGVAKYTVEGDLRREVSMNIKRLMDLGCYRGLRHRRSLPLRGQRTKTNARTRKGPRKPIKK; encoded by the coding sequence GTGGCCCGTATAGCAGGCATTAACATTCCTGATCACAAGCATTCTGTGATTGCTCTAACAGCAATCTACGGTATCGGTAAAACTCGCGCTCAAGCTATCCTAGCTGAAGTGGGTATTGCTGAAGATGCTAAGATCAGTGAACTAACAGAACAGCAGATCGATCAACTGCGTGATGGTGTAGCTAAATACACTGTAGAAGGTGATCTACGTCGTGAAGTATCAATGAACATCAAGCGTCTTATGGACCTTGGCTGTTACCGTGGTCTTCGTCATCGTCGCAGTCTACCTCTACGTGGACAGCGTACTAAAACCAATGCTCGCACCCGTAAGGGTCCGCGTAAGCCGATCAAGAAATAA
- the rpsH gene encoding 30S ribosomal protein S8 has product MSMQDPISDMLTRLRNGQAANKVAVKMPSSKLKVAIATLLKNEGYIVDFAVEGEAKPELEVTLKYFQAKPVIEQIQRVSRPGLRVYKNKDSLPSVMGGLGIAVVSTSKGLMTDRAARKAGLGGEIICYVA; this is encoded by the coding sequence ATGAGCATGCAAGATCCGATTTCGGATATGCTGACCCGTCTTCGTAACGGTCAGGCAGCAAACAAAGTTGCTGTTAAAATGCCTTCTTCAAAGCTTAAAGTTGCAATCGCTACTTTGCTAAAGAACGAAGGTTACATCGTTGATTTCGCTGTTGAAGGCGAAGCAAAACCAGAGCTAGAAGTTACTCTTAAGTACTTCCAAGCAAAACCAGTAATCGAGCAAATCCAACGTGTTTCTCGTCCAGGTCTGCGCGTCTATAAAAATAAAGACAGCCTACCTTCTGTGATGGGTGGTTTGGGTATTGCTGTAGTGTCCACTTCCAAAGGTCTTATGACAGACCGTGCTGCTCGCAAAGCAGGTCTTGGTGGTGAGATCATCTGCTACGTAGCTTAA
- the rplE gene encoding 50S ribosomal protein L5, which yields MAKLHDYYKSSVVAELTKEFGYSSVMQVPRIEKITLNMGVGEAINDKKLLENAASDMATISGQKPLITKARKSVAGFKIREGYPIGCKVTLRGERMWDFLERLISIALPRVRDFRGVSAKSFDGRGNYSMGVREQIIFPEIDFDKVDRVRGLDITITTSADTDAEGRALLAAFNFPFRK from the coding sequence ATGGCGAAACTGCATGATTACTACAAGTCGTCTGTAGTTGCTGAACTGACCAAAGAGTTCGGCTACTCAAGCGTCATGCAAGTCCCTAGAATCGAAAAAATCACCCTTAACATGGGTGTTGGTGAAGCAATCAACGATAAGAAACTTCTAGAGAACGCAGCTTCTGATATGGCGACTATTTCTGGTCAAAAGCCACTTATCACTAAAGCGCGTAAATCTGTTGCAGGTTTCAAAATTCGTGAAGGCTACCCAATCGGTTGTAAAGTAACCTTGCGTGGCGAACGCATGTGGGACTTCCTTGAGCGTTTAATCTCAATCGCACTTCCACGTGTACGTGACTTCCGTGGCGTTAGCGCTAAGTCTTTTGACGGACGCGGTAACTACAGCATGGGCGTTCGCGAGCAAATCATCTTCCCGGAAATCGACTTTGATAAAGTTGATCGTGTTCGCGGTCTTGATATCACTATCACGACTTCAGCTGACACAGATGCGGAAGGCCGTGCTCTGCTGGCTGCCTTTAACTTCCCATTCCGTAAGTAA
- the rpmD gene encoding 50S ribosomal protein L30: protein MATIKVTQTKSSIGRLPKHKLCLRGLGLRRINHTVELEDTPAVRGMINKVYYMVKVEE from the coding sequence ATGGCAACTATTAAAGTAACTCAAACTAAAAGCTCAATCGGCCGCCTACCAAAGCACAAATTGTGCCTACGTGGTCTAGGCCTTCGTCGCATCAACCACACAGTAGAACTTGAAGACACGCCAGCAGTACGCGGCATGATCAACAAGGTTTACTACATGGTTAAAGTTGAGGAGTAA
- the rpmJ gene encoding 50S ribosomal protein L36 → MKVRASVKKICRNCKIIKRNGVVRVICSEPKHKQRQG, encoded by the coding sequence ATGAAAGTTCGTGCTTCCGTTAAAAAAATCTGCCGTAACTGTAAGATCATTAAGCGCAACGGTGTTGTGCGTGTGATCTGCAGTGAGCCAAAGCACAAACAGCGCCAAGGCTAA
- the rpsQ gene encoding 30S ribosomal protein S17, which translates to MSDKIRTSLGRVVSDKGDKSIVVAIERMVKHPIYGKFVKRTTKIHAHDENNECGLGDTVEIKECRPLSKTKSWTLVKVVEKAKI; encoded by the coding sequence ATGAGCGACAAAATCCGTACTTCACTAGGTCGTGTTGTTAGCGACAAAGGCGATAAGTCTATCGTTGTTGCTATCGAGCGCATGGTTAAACACCCAATTTACGGCAAGTTCGTAAAGCGCACGACTAAAATTCACGCACATGATGAGAACAACGAGTGTGGCCTAGGCGATACAGTTGAAATCAAAGAGTGTCGTCCACTGTCTAAGACTAAGTCTTGGACTTTGGTAAAAGTTGTTGAAAAAGCGAAAATCTAA
- the rplO gene encoding 50S ribosomal protein L15: MRLNTLAPAAGSKPSKKRVGRGIGSGLGKTGGRGHKGQKSRSGGKVRAGFEGGQMPLKQRLPKFGFTSRKSLVSAEVRLAELAKVSGDVVDLNSLKAANVITKNIEFVKVVLSGEINKAVTVKGLRVTKGAKAAIEAAGGKIEE, from the coding sequence ATGCGTTTGAATACTCTAGCACCAGCTGCGGGTTCTAAGCCTTCTAAGAAGCGCGTAGGTCGTGGTATTGGTTCTGGCCTAGGTAAAACTGGTGGCCGTGGTCACAAAGGTCAAAAATCACGCTCGGGCGGTAAAGTTCGTGCAGGTTTCGAAGGTGGTCAAATGCCTTTGAAACAGCGTCTACCTAAATTCGGTTTCACTTCTCGTAAGAGCCTAGTGTCTGCTGAAGTTCGTCTAGCTGAGCTAGCGAAGGTATCTGGTGACGTTGTAGATCTAAACAGCCTTAAAGCTGCTAACGTAATCACTAAGAACATCGAATTTGTAAAAGTTGTTCTTTCTGGTGAAATTAACAAAGCAGTGACTGTTAAAGGTCTTCGCGTAACTAAAGGCGCTAAAGCTGCAATCGAAGCTGCCGGCGGTAAAATCGAAGAATAA
- the rpsD gene encoding 30S ribosomal protein S4, whose protein sequence is MARYLGPKLKLSRREGTDLFLKSGIRAIDTKCKIDNAPGVHGARRGRLSEYGVQLREKQKVRRTYGVLEKQFRNYYKEAARLKGNTGENLLQLLEGRLDNVVYRMGFGATRAEARQLVSHKAILVNGKVVNVPSFKVAANDVVSIREKAKTQSRIKAALEVAEQREKPTWIEVDGSKMEGTFKRMPERSDLSADINEHLIVELYSK, encoded by the coding sequence ATGGCTAGATATTTGGGTCCTAAGCTAAAGCTTAGCCGTCGTGAAGGTACTGACTTATTCCTTAAGTCTGGTATCCGTGCGATCGATACCAAGTGTAAAATTGATAACGCTCCAGGTGTACACGGCGCTCGTCGCGGTCGTCTATCTGAATATGGCGTTCAGCTTCGTGAGAAGCAAAAAGTTCGTCGTACTTACGGCGTTCTAGAAAAACAATTCCGTAACTACTACAAAGAAGCTGCTCGCCTTAAAGGCAACACAGGTGAAAACCTACTTCAGCTTCTTGAAGGTCGTCTTGATAACGTAGTTTACCGCATGGGCTTTGGCGCAACTCGCGCAGAAGCACGTCAGCTAGTTAGCCACAAAGCTATCCTAGTTAACGGTAAAGTTGTAAACGTTCCTTCATTCAAAGTTGCGGCAAACGACGTTGTTTCTATCCGTGAGAAGGCTAAAACCCAATCACGCATCAAAGCGGCTCTAGAAGTTGCTGAACAACGCGAAAAACCAACTTGGATTGAAGTAGATGGTAGCAAGATGGAAGGTACATTCAAGCGTATGCCTGAGCGTTCTGATCTATCAGCTGACATCAACGAACACCTGATCGTCGAACTTTACTCTAAGTAA
- the rplF gene encoding 50S ribosomal protein L6, with protein MSRVAKAPVAIPAGVEVKINGQEVTVKGPKGELSRVLNDAAVVSQEDNAIVFAPREGIAKANAQAGTARALVNNMVVGVTEGFTKKLILKGVGYRAAIKGNAVNLTLGFSHPVEHEVPAGIKAECPSQTEIVLTGADKQLVGQVAADIRSYREPEPYKGKGVRYADEYVRTKEAKKK; from the coding sequence ATGTCTCGTGTTGCTAAAGCACCTGTCGCTATTCCAGCTGGCGTAGAGGTGAAAATTAACGGTCAAGAAGTGACTGTTAAAGGCCCTAAGGGTGAACTATCACGCGTTCTTAACGACGCGGCAGTAGTTTCACAGGAAGATAACGCTATTGTTTTCGCTCCTCGTGAAGGTATCGCTAAAGCTAACGCTCAAGCAGGTACTGCACGTGCACTAGTGAACAACATGGTTGTTGGTGTTACTGAAGGCTTTACTAAGAAACTGATCCTTAAGGGTGTTGGTTACCGTGCTGCTATCAAAGGCAACGCAGTAAACCTAACTCTAGGTTTCTCTCACCCAGTTGAGCACGAAGTGCCAGCGGGTATTAAAGCTGAATGTCCAAGCCAAACTGAAATCGTACTAACTGGTGCTGACAAGCAACTAGTTGGTCAGGTTGCGGCTGACATTCGTTCTTACCGTGAGCCTGAGCCTTATAAAGGTAAAGGTGTTCGTTACGCAGATGAATATGTGCGTACCAAAGAAGCTAAGAAGAAGTAA
- a CDS encoding DNA-directed RNA polymerase subunit alpha — protein MQGSVTEFLKPRLVDIEQINTTHAKVTLEPLERGFGHTLGNALRRILLSSMPGCAVTEVEIEGVLHEYSTKEGVQEDILEILLNLKGLAVRVAEGKDEVFITLNKSGSGPVVAGDITHDGDVEIANPEHVICHLTDDNADIAMRIKVERGRGYVPASARIHTEEDERPIGRLLVDATYSPVDKIAYSVEAARVEQRTDLDKLVIDMETNGTLEPEEAIRRAATILAEQLDAFVDLRDVRVPEKEEEKPEFDPILLRPVDDLELTVRSANCLKAEAIHYIGDLVQRTEVELLKTPNLGKKSLTEIKDVLASRGLSLGMRLENWPPASIAED, from the coding sequence ATGCAGGGTTCTGTAACAGAATTTCTTAAGCCACGTCTAGTTGATATCGAACAGATCAACACGACACACGCAAAAGTAACTCTTGAGCCATTAGAGCGTGGTTTTGGCCACACTCTTGGTAATGCACTTCGCCGTATTCTTCTATCTTCTATGCCGGGTTGTGCCGTAACAGAAGTAGAGATCGAAGGCGTACTTCACGAGTACAGCACTAAAGAAGGCGTTCAAGAAGACATTCTTGAAATCCTACTAAACCTTAAAGGTCTAGCTGTACGCGTTGCCGAAGGCAAAGATGAAGTGTTTATTACACTTAACAAATCAGGCTCAGGCCCTGTGGTTGCAGGTGACATCACCCATGATGGTGATGTAGAGATCGCTAACCCAGAACACGTTATCTGTCATCTAACTGATGACAACGCTGATATCGCTATGCGTATCAAAGTTGAACGTGGTCGTGGTTATGTTCCTGCTTCAGCTCGTATTCACACTGAAGAAGACGAGCGTCCAATCGGTCGCCTACTAGTTGACGCTACTTATAGCCCTGTAGACAAAATTGCTTACAGCGTTGAAGCGGCACGTGTAGAACAACGTACCGACCTGGACAAATTGGTTATCGATATGGAAACCAATGGCACTCTTGAACCGGAAGAAGCTATCCGTCGTGCAGCAACTATTCTTGCTGAGCAATTGGATGCGTTCGTAGATCTTCGTGATGTACGTGTTCCAGAGAAAGAGGAAGAGAAGCCTGAATTCGATCCGATCCTACTGCGTCCTGTAGACGATCTTGAACTAACAGTTCGCTCTGCTAACTGTCTGAAAGCAGAAGCGATTCACTACATCGGTGATCTTGTACAGCGTACTGAGGTTGAGCTACTTAAAACGCCAAACCTTGGTAAAAAATCTCTTACCGAGATTAAAGACGTACTTGCATCACGTGGTCTTTCTCTGGGCATGCGCCTAGAAAATTGGCCGCCAGCGTCTATCGCTGAAGATTAA
- the rplR gene encoding 50S ribosomal protein L18 translates to MDKKASRIRRATRARRKIAELRVNRLVVHRTPRHVYAQVIAPNGSEVIAAASTVEKAIREQVKNTGNVDAAKAVGKAVAERALEKGIESVAFDRSGFQYHGRVAALADSAREAGLKF, encoded by the coding sequence ATGGATAAGAAAGCATCTCGCATCCGTCGTGCTACACGTGCACGTCGTAAGATTGCTGAACTTCGTGTGAACCGTCTTGTAGTACACCGTACTCCTCGTCACGTATACGCACAGGTTATTGCACCAAACGGCTCTGAGGTTATCGCAGCTGCTTCTACTGTAGAAAAAGCGATCCGTGAGCAAGTTAAGAACACTGGTAACGTAGACGCAGCTAAAGCAGTTGGTAAAGCTGTTGCAGAGCGTGCTCTTGAAAAAGGCATTGAATCTGTTGCGTTTGATCGTTCTGGTTTCCAATACCACGGTCGAGTAGCGGCGCTAGCAGATTCTGCTCGCGAAGCTGGTCTTAAATTCTAA
- the rpmC gene encoding 50S ribosomal protein L29, whose amino-acid sequence MKAQELREKSVEELNAELMNLLREQFNLRMQAATGQLQQTHTLKAVRRDIARVKTVLTEKAGA is encoded by the coding sequence ATGAAAGCACAAGAGCTACGCGAAAAAAGCGTTGAAGAACTTAACGCTGAGCTAATGAACCTGCTACGCGAGCAGTTCAACTTGCGCATGCAAGCTGCAACTGGTCAGCTACAGCAGACTCATACTCTGAAAGCTGTACGTCGTGATATCGCACGTGTTAAAACCGTTTTGACTGAGAAGGCAGGCGCATAA
- the rplX gene encoding 50S ribosomal protein L24, translating to MAAKIRRNDEVIVLAGKDKGKKGKVTKVLATGKVIVEGINLVKKHQKPVPAMGVQGGIVEQEAAIDVSNIAIYNAATGKADRIGFRFEDGKKVRFFKSNGETVSN from the coding sequence ATGGCAGCTAAAATCCGTCGTAATGACGAAGTAATCGTTCTTGCCGGTAAAGATAAAGGCAAGAAAGGTAAAGTAACTAAGGTTCTAGCAACCGGTAAAGTTATCGTTGAAGGTATCAACCTTGTTAAGAAGCACCAGAAGCCAGTTCCGGCAATGGGTGTTCAAGGTGGTATCGTAGAGCAAGAAGCAGCTATTGATGTTTCTAACATTGCTATCTACAACGCAGCTACTGGTAAAGCAGACCGTATCGGTTTCCGTTTTGAAGACGGCAAAAAAGTTCGTTTCTTCAAGTCTAACGGCGAAACCGTTTCTAACTAA
- the rpsK gene encoding 30S ribosomal protein S11: protein MAKQPTRARKRVRKQVADGVAHIHASFNNTIVTITDRQGNALAWATAGGSGFRGSRKSTPFAAQVAAERAGEMAKEYGLKNLEVMVKGPGPGRESTIRALNAAGYRITNIVDATPIPHNGCRPPKKRRV from the coding sequence ATGGCAAAACAACCAACTCGCGCACGTAAACGCGTTCGCAAGCAAGTAGCTGATGGCGTAGCGCACATTCATGCTTCTTTCAACAACACAATCGTAACCATCACTGACCGTCAAGGTAACGCACTAGCTTGGGCTACTGCAGGTGGTTCAGGTTTCCGTGGTTCTCGTAAGTCAACTCCGTTCGCAGCTCAGGTTGCAGCAGAGCGCGCTGGCGAAATGGCTAAAGAATATGGCCTAAAGAACTTGGAAGTTATGGTTAAGGGCCCAGGTCCAGGTCGTGAGTCAACTATCCGCGCACTAAACGCTGCTGGATACCGCATCACTAACATCGTTGATGCAACTCCGATCCCTCATAACGGTTGTCGTCCACCTAAGAAACGTCGCGTTTAA
- the rplN gene encoding 50S ribosomal protein L14 — protein sequence MIQMQSTLDAADNSGARKVMCIKVLGGSHRRYAHIGDIIKVTVKEAIPRGKVKKGDVLKAVVVRTRKGVRRPDGSVIRFDRNACVLLNDTTEQPVGTRIFGPVTRELRNAKFMKIVSLAPEVL from the coding sequence ATGATCCAAATGCAAAGTACACTTGACGCTGCAGACAACTCTGGCGCGCGCAAGGTAATGTGTATTAAGGTTCTGGGTGGCTCACACCGTCGTTATGCACACATCGGTGACATCATCAAAGTTACAGTTAAGGAAGCAATTCCTCGCGGTAAAGTGAAAAAAGGTGATGTTCTGAAGGCGGTAGTAGTGCGCACCCGTAAAGGCGTTCGTCGTCCAGACGGTTCTGTCATTCGCTTCGACCGTAACGCTTGTGTATTGTTGAACGACACTACTGAGCAACCAGTCGGCACACGTATCTTTGGCCCAGTGACTCGTGAACTTCGTAATGCGAAATTCATGAAGATCGTTTCACTGGCTCCAGAAGTACTATAA
- the rpsE gene encoding 30S ribosomal protein S5, which translates to MAKEQQQTSDLHEKLIAVNRVSKTVKGGRIFSFTALTVVGDGNGRVGFGYGKAREVPAAIQKAMEKARRNMVTVALNEGTLHHAVKGRHTGSKVYMQPAAEGTGIIAGGAMRAVLEVVGVHNVLAKAYGSTNPINIVRATIDGLSGMKSPEMVAAKRGLTVENISE; encoded by the coding sequence ATGGCTAAAGAACAACAACAAACTTCAGATTTGCACGAAAAGCTAATCGCTGTTAACCGTGTTTCTAAAACGGTTAAAGGTGGTCGAATCTTTAGTTTCACTGCACTAACAGTAGTTGGTGACGGTAATGGTCGCGTAGGTTTCGGTTACGGCAAAGCTCGTGAAGTACCTGCTGCGATTCAAAAAGCAATGGAAAAAGCGCGTCGTAACATGGTTACTGTTGCGCTAAACGAAGGTACTCTTCACCACGCGGTGAAAGGTCGTCACACTGGCTCTAAAGTTTACATGCAGCCAGCTGCGGAAGGTACAGGTATCATCGCCGGTGGTGCGATGCGTGCAGTACTAGAAGTTGTAGGTGTTCACAACGTACTTGCGAAAGCATACGGTTCAACGAACCCAATCAACATCGTTCGCGCGACTATCGATGGTTTGAGCGGCATGAAGTCTCCAGAGATGGTAGCTGCTAAACGTGGTCTAACTGTTGAAAATATTTCGGAGTAA